A genome region from Meleagris gallopavo isolate NT-WF06-2002-E0010 breed Aviagen turkey brand Nicholas breeding stock chromosome 7, Turkey_5.1, whole genome shotgun sequence includes the following:
- the DDX18 gene encoding ATP-dependent RNA helicase DDX18 translates to GRGGRAVPEPLSAASYGSSSSPSPCPGRASLGPPEEDEEVKEAAAPEAEAETEAGERAAPGLEAAGAKRRKKKKRKAAAGPEGGTETKKAKAEEDVSVEAGGEDGQDSEEKEAEEEDEVPSLPLGLTGAFEDNSFTSLAGLVSENTLKGISDMGFTHMTEIQHKSIKPLLEGRDILAAAKTGSGKTLAFLIPAVELIYKLKFMPRNGTGVIILSPTRELAMQTYGVLKEVMNHHVHTYGLIMGGSNRSAEAQKLGNGINIIVATPGRLLDHMQNTPGFMYKNLQCLVIDEADRILEVGFEEEMKQIIKLLPKRRQTMLFSATQTRKVEDLARISLKKEPLYVGVDDNKETATVDGLEQGYVVCPSEKRFLLLFTFLKKNRKKKLMVFFSSCMSVKYHYELLNYIDLPVLAIHGKQKQTKRTTTFFQFCNAESGILLCTDVAARGLDIPEVDWIVQYDPPDDPKEYIHRVGRTARGINGRGHALLILRPEELGFLRYLKQARVPLSEFEFSWSKISDIQSQLEKLIEKNYFLHKSAQEAYKAYIRAYDSHSLKQIYNVGNLDLNKVSLSFGFKVPPYVDLNVNSNQGRRLQKRGGGGGFGYQKPKSVHKAKIFKHISKKSDNRQFSR, encoded by the exons GGCCGGGGCGGGCGGGCGGTCCCGGAGCCTCTGAGTGCCGCGTCTtacggctcttcttcatctccCTCTCCGTGCCCAGGCCGGGCCTCGCTGGGCCCCCCGGAGGAGGACGAGGAGGTGAAGGAGGCGGCGGCCCCCGAGGCGGAGGCAGAGACAGAGGCGGGTGAGCGGGCAGCGCCGGGCCTTGAGGCCGCTGGGGcgaagaggaggaagaagaagaagaggaaagctgCGGCTGGCCCCGAGGGAG GTACAGAAACTAAGAAAGCAAAGGCTGAAGAAGACGTATCTGTGGAGGCAGGAGGTGAAGATGGGCAGgattctgaagagaaagaagcagaagaggaggatGAAGTGCCCAGTTTACCTCTGGGTCTAACAG GTGCCTTTGAAGACAATTCTTTTACTTCCCTTGCTGGTCTTGTAAGTGAGAATACATTGAAAGGCATCAGTGATATGGGTTTTACACACATGACAGAAATTCAGCATAAAAGTATTAAACCTCTTCTGGAAGGCAG GGATATTTTAGCAGCTGCCAAAACAGGCAGTGGCAAAACACTTGCATTTCTCATTCCTGCAGTAGAGCTCATCTACAAATTAAAATTCATGCCTAGAAATG GGACAGGAGTTATTATTCTTTCACCTACTCGAGAGCTTGCCATGCAAACCTATGGAGTTCTTAAAGAAGTTATGAATCATCATGTTCACACCTATGGTCTGATCATGGGGGGCAGTAACAGGTCAGCAGAAGCTCAGAAACTTGGAAATGGAATCAACATAATTGTAGCAACACCGGGAAGACTTCTGGATCATATGCAG AACACTCCAGGTTTCATGTACAAGAACTTGCAGTGTTTGGTGATTGATGAGGCAGATCGAATCTTAGAGGTTGGatttgaggaagaaatgaaacagatcATAAAACTTCTACcaa AGCGCAGGCAGACGATGCTGTTTTCTGCTACGCAAACCAGGAAGGTGGAAGATCTAGCCAGGATCTCTCTGAAGAAAGAACCACTGTATGTAGGAGTTGATGATAACAAGGAGACAGCAACGGTAGATGGTCTTGAACAG GGCTATGTAGTATGTCCATCTGAGAAAAGATTCCTTTTGCTCTTCACGTTCCTGAAGAAGAACCGGAAGAAGAAACtaatggtatttttttcttcgtGTATGTCAGTGAAGTACCACTATGAATTACTCAACTACATTGATTTGCCTGTTTTGGCCATTCAT ggcaagcagaaacaaacaaaacgtACTACAacatttttccagttctgtAATGCAGAATCTGGAATTCTGTTGTGCACTGATGTAGCTGCCAGAGGACTGGATATTCCTGAGGTGGACTGGATTGTCCAGTATGACCCCCCAGATGATCCAAAA GAGTATATTCATCGTGTTGGTAGAACTGCCAGAGGTATAAATGGTAGAGGACATGCTCTGCTCATTTTACGTCCAGAAGAACTGGGCTTTCTTCGTTACCTGAAACAAGCCAGG GTACCACTCAGTGAATTTGAGTTTTCCTGGTCGAAGATTTCAGATATCCAGTCTCAG CTGGAGAAACTGATTGAGAAGAACTACTTCCTTCACAAGTCAGCCCAGGAAGCATACAAAGCTTACATCAGAGCTTATGACTCCCATTCTCTGAAGCAGATCTATAATGTGGGTAACTTGGATCTTAACAAAGTCAGCCTCTCTTTTGGCTTTAAAGTCCCTCCATACGTTGACCTCA ATGTGAACAGCAACCAAGGCAGAAGACTACAGAAaagaggtggaggtggaggattTGGTTACCAGAAACCAAAGAGCGTCCACAAAGCTAAAATCTTCAAACACATCAGCAAGAAGTCAGACAATCGACAATTTTCTCGTTAA